CCAATAAGAACATAAATGCAAGTCTCAGATTtgataaaaagataaaacaaaattgaCAATCCCCAAGACTTTTTGGCAAATGTGGACTGAGACAAAAATTGAGCTTTTGTGGAAGGGGTGAATAATGCTGTTACATCTCTCGTAAAGCttacacagcatttcagaggaAGCACATCATAACATTAACAGTCAAAGATGGTGGTGGCAATGAGATAATCTATTAGATCTTCGGGACATGGACAACTTCCCATAATGATTGAACCATCGATTCTGCTTCTGCCAGAAACTCCTTAAGCAAAATGTCATCAGCTCACCTCAGATCTGAAGCTAaggtgcaggacaatgatcctaaacacacaagccagtccacctctgaatggcatgaaaaatgtattgtgGAAGGTGCTGCTGTGTTTATAATTCTATTGAGAGGAAAAGTTTCCTCACCTGTTACCATAACAATCATCTGAAAGACAGTACTAAAGTTTAAAAGTGCAGAAAACATCTTTTCTCAAGAGAAGAGGTCTTTTATAAGACAGGTACTTCTAAAGATTTACACAAGTTTTGTCCACCCATTGCTCTCATCTCGCCTCTAGTGACCACATAAGGTTTGACCTCCCTGACACAGCGAGCCGGCGAACCTCTGAATCGGCAGTTGTGGGATGCTCCTGCTGACTTGTCCTCAAAAAGTTGCTGACCGCAGTCAGGGAAAGAGTCATGTCCATTTATAAAGCCGCCAACAGCAGCTGACATTTCCAGGTGTGGCCTTTTTACTTGCCGAGGCCGCAGCTTtggtttaaaggcttttaaagGTGACCTAATCAGGCACCGTTCCAGGTGGAGCTCAGTCAGTAAAATGGTTCGATGATGTTGCCCTGAGCGGCAGACTGAATCGCCTTGCTGCATGTGCAGTGTTGGTTGTCAATGATTTTCAAACAAGTAGATAATTCTCAGCGAGCGGGCTCAACCTCTTGCTCTCTTACAATTTTCAAATCTGCAGAAATGTGATTCTATTCCATCCTCCCCTCATGGGGGAATAAATCAAACCAACTTATAAATCAAGATGGGAACTGGAACACtttcaaatattttaccatCGTGACAGAAGTTTAAGCAAACATCCGTGGGCATACATTCATCTGTATGCCCAATTAGACTTCCTCTAAGATAACACATCTAGCATGCTTTGCACTTCATCACTCTAACCTGACTTCTGTTTTTATCAGTTTGGTGTTGACttcaaattatatttaaatcCGTCCTGCCCTGCTTTCTGTCTTCACAGAGCTTCTCTTTGCTAACCCATTTTCCTGCTCTTTCCTCCTAACAGCTGTCACCTATTtgacactctctctctctcacttctttttaaacagttttatctgtctTATGACATCCAGTTCTgtctttttctatgttttttacTTGAATCTCACCTCCAGAGGTCACCTTGCTTATCTTTTCAACCACATTTATCACAGAGTACTTATCATTCTTTACcgtatttctttactttttattttagcagCCCACATTGGAATTCATATCTTCAAGTACATCAAATCTATTCTGGTGCATTTAAAGCTTTCTCAAATTTCTCTGTGGCCATTTTTATGCACAGAGTTCTCATCCTGTAACGGATCTTCTCTAGATGGAGTGTTGAGTCTTTGGCAGAGTGTAGCGGAGTCAGGGCTGATGGGAGATGTTCTGTCTGGTCTCGACACCAAACTAGGGGCCGCTCTAAAAGGGGTGGAGCTTCGCAGCAGGAAGGGCAGCCTGCAGGAGACAGGTAAGTTTCCACAGTGTGTGAACAGCttaacatacagtgccttgcagaagtactcataccccttgaacctttcacattttgacacattgcAGCTACAAAGCTCAGTGtacttcattgggattttatgcgacagaccaacacaaagtagtgcaaaattgTGAACAGGAAGGAGaatgatacatgttttttaaaaatattttacaaataagaatttgaaaagtatggcatgcatttgtattcaaccccaaATACTTCTAAATATTCTAGTCCAACCAATTGTCTTCAGGAGTCACTAAGTTAATAAATATAGTCAATCtctttgtaatttaatctcagtataaatctatctgaaggcctcagaggtttattattGAACAAGGTTGTAAAACAatgtcccaagctttgaacacctCACAGATCGGTATTTAATCCATCGTCTATCATAGCGCAACTGCAAAGCTACCAAGACATAGGTGTCCTAAACTGACAGGGCAGGCAAGGAGAACactaatcagagaaacagccaagaggcccatcataactctggaggagatgcagatATTTGCATCTCAGGTGGAAGATTTGGCTGACAGAGCAGGACTTAGGtgtacactccacaaatctggaagggtggcaagaagaaagccatacgaagtcctgtttgcagttcaaGAAAGACGAAGATGCTCTAatcaaattaaactaaattgtacatttttggcctacatgcacaatattatgtgtggcagaaaacactgcacatcacctttAAAACGCCATTTTCGCAatgaaaaatggtggtggcagcatcatgctgtgggggttgcttttcttcagcagcaacagaaaagatggtcaaagttgatgggaagatggaaagagctaaatacagggagaAAACCTGTCAGCAGCTGCAAGACTTGACACAggggcagaggttcatcttCAATTAGAACAATGAGCataaaaacatacaaccagagctccAACAGAGTGGTTTAGTTCAAACTGTATTAATTGGAACGACCGgtttaaagtccagacctacaacaaactgagaatctgtggaaagacttgAATAAAATGATtgctcacagatgctcttcatccaagcggaatgagcttgagctgttttgcaaaaatgtatttcaatcTCTAcccaaaaagacttgcagctgttatTGCAGTGAAGGTGGTTCCTTCACTGTAATTAATCGGGGAGCCTGAATACAAGTAAATACcaaagttttcagatttttacatgttcaaaaatttgaaaactatgtttcattttcctttggCTTCACAATTGTGTTATTGTCTGTTTTGTCTATCagaaaaatcccaataaaaacgaACTGTGTGGttgcaaaatgagaaaaagttcaGTGGgcgtgaatacttttgaaaaatctgtgtTGATTTTAGGCCATTATGGGAATAAAAATGGTCTTCAACAAAAAGCCCAccttaaactgaaaaaagaaactaatatacatattttttcatGGGAATTGCTTGTGTGCAGTTGAACAAAAAGTAATATTGAACACGTTGGGTTTCTTTTTTATAGATGCTCATATACTTAATTCCCTGTGTGAGATGTTTGGGCTTTTGGATTCAGTGAAACAAGCTCTGGTCCTTAGGTGCACCCAGAACCAAGAGAGAAATATCCATCATGGTGTGTATGGTGAAAAAGCTGCTAGAGCCAGTACGCAGTTCACACATTGTAGTCCCCAGTGGACTGTACTAACTGTTATCTTGTTTTATATAGTGCTGGATGAAATCCCAGAGGAACACAGGAAGCAGAGCTGCAATCAAAGCAGATCTTATAAAACCTCATCCTTCAAACACCTTCGACCTCACCGTCAGAGCCCACAGAAAAGATGCGCGCACTACTCGCTGTCGATTGAAAGGACAAACTCAGCGACCTATCCACTGTCTTTCACTGGTTTATCAGCCGCATCTCACGTTCAGGTCTTCAGCCATTTCTCTGCCCCCCCTAGTCGAGGTCACCTTGCTGGAGCCAGCAGGACAGACGGAGTGGGCCAAAACAATACCTCaggaaagaataaaaacatgaaatagaggACAGTACTTTTTCTTGGAGATGGTCAGATTAGATGTGACGAGGTGGAGAAGACAAAAAGCTCACATGACACTGAAAACTTTAAGTAGATTCTCGTGGCTCTTACTGAGAGGAAGTGCAAGAGACTAAATAAAGCCCTGCAGTGAAGACACCAAACTCACTAATGTGTTGTGCAACAAACCTCCCTTATTGGGAGATATTCCGGGACTGTTGGGTTGGGCTTTTAGAATCATTAGATAAATACACATTAGATTCAGATAGAGGGACTGTAAATTCCCAGAAGAATATCCAGGAGAACAGTGTTTTACCTGTAGTTATAATGTTGCGGCTGAATGGTGCATAAAAGGGTTTAACTGCAATAAAGGAGGTACAGAAACACACTGTCCAAATTAAGATGTTTATAATAGATGTTGGTTTTagacactttttaaaaaattgaGCAACTGAAGAAACTTAGTTAAATACTTTGTTGGCTGCTTGACCCATAATGTACAtagttaataataaaatctttatattcttcacttttattttgataaaactCACCCCaccatatattttattttgcctttCAGTTCCATTTGTTTTATAGAGTCCCAATTTACAATAAATGACATCCCAAGGAACTTTACAGGACAGTCTTGACTCCCATTAATCTCCAATTATCTATAAAAGATACAAATAATTATATAGTCAGCTCAAGATCTTAATACAGTCTAATTTAATCCAAATTGGAATAcattacagtcatattcagttgATCATTTGAGACCTATTGGTTATAAGTTAAAGAAGTCTATAAGGTGTTATCATTGCAAAGTCCACAACTTTGCAAAAATCCCTTATCATTAGCAAGCAAGTTGGCGACAGTGTGGAAGACACACTttcttttaaaaggaagaaaggtTCAGCAGAAACCGACCAGTAAAAGTTTTGGGGCTGGGAGGAAAATAAGGAGACAGAGCCAAAAACGGAGGCACCTAACAAGGAATACTTTTCAAAGACATAAATACAAAGAGAGTGCACAAAATTAATGGTAGCAATAGCTCAGTCAGTGATTTCGTCCAAGTAGGAGAGCTAAACAGAATCATTGAGCTTAGTGTATCTTCTATGGAAAGTTTAACAGAGACAATACACAAAGTTAAATACAGCAGAAGCATAATGTCTTTGTACTGGTCAGAAAGTGTCCCAAAACAGAAACACGAGGTCAGGGGTACCTTCTAGACAAACAACATACAGAGAAcagaaaattagcattttaaaaTCCTGTCAGTTTATGCAATACAAtggtcatttattttcatgagtttTGTTATGATGATGTGAGCTTGTGTGCATTGGGTGGGAGGGTGGTGGGTATCATGTCCTTTTTTAACTAGAAACAGTAAACTGAGATGCTAAAGCTGCTAAAATAAGCACTTACTGTTGTAACGCTAACACTGTTTTCTCCTCTTACATAATaaaccaaacacaaagtgaatGTTCTGAAATTTCTGGGCAAATGGTAATGTTTTATACATGTGATCTACAACTCTTTTGAGAGAAAACTTTGTCTAAAAAAAGTTATATGTTGTAATAtgtgtaatttaaaaacatattttgttagTAGTATTGGTGGAAAGGTTTACACAGTTTGGATTAAAGGAAATATTTATTGCAAATGCTGGCCTGTTGTTTATTGTGGGCCAAAGGTgcaatgataaataaataattaaataatttgttttcaaagCCAAGAtgtttaataatgaaaataacattttaaatacttgcattcactaaacaaataaataagcaaATGTATTTAGGTGTGTTTTAAATGTGCCCATATTTAAATACTGTCAGGTTATGCcattttggtctttgtttttgcttacTTTGCCATTAGAtgttttccctgttcctctgattagtAGTTTACTTTTGTCTAGTTAATATTTGTTTAGATCCTTGTGCTTTTGTGTTTCCTTTAGATCTATTTTCTTCACCAAGTTTGTTATTTAGTTTACTTctcttttgtttgttccttatgtttatttccttcctgtcaagttttatttaattgtgtttacttttacttttgcaGTTAGGTTTTTCCCATGTCCTTAGATGTAGTTGTTGCTTCCTTTTAGATTTAGTTACCATTTATGTTCGCTCATTTTTAGGTTTATTATTTAGTCTAGTTTAGTTCCTCGTGTCCCTGTCTTCCTAGTTAGTATTTTGATCCCTGTATTTATGTTTATACTTTTCcttagatctgtttccctgagtttctTTAGTCTAGTTTCTcccatgtctctgtgttcccctgCACCAGTATCCACAGTAAACtaattccctcagttccctcaGCTGGTCTTCGCACCTGTCATTAATCATCTGATTACTTGCCTCCCGTCCCATTGGTTCACATTGCACTTCCCTCTGTATATTAACTTAACGGTTTCTTTGTTCCCTGTCTCCTGCTCTGTGTCCTCGTGTAAgtcagttgtttatttttattaaagaagATTCCTAAACTATGTGGCTTCCAAGATCCTGTCTCCATCCCGGTCCCAACCAACCACAACCATCCTACATTGACATGTAAGACtgacagataaaataaattcattaaacAATGCAAGTATGCAAATAgaaaatgcatattttactAATTACATAagctttaattaaataaagtagTAATTTTTATCAGCAACTAATCTATTTCATAGTATATTgaataaattatatttgtatttgtttcattcACTTCAAATAATAAAGGACATATATATTGAATTATGGCACATTGGACCTCCATAGCTGTTAGACCTTCAAACAAAATCAGTTTCGGCACAAGACGCACAGTATAGATTTTATTATATGTTTTTGCTTTGGAACATGCAAAGGTGGTATACAGTTACTGCACCTCCCTGCCTTATTGGATATTAAGTGTTCACTTGTTGGTTATAGTGAAATTATAAAAGTGAAATGGTAATAAAGATAAAAACTTATTTAAAAAGACCCAGGAGTCATAGTTTGGTGAATAAGGACTCAAATGCAGAGCTGAACTCAAGTGAAGCTGagttttttaagaataaaatcaaggcaaaaaacttacaaaaacgTCCTGAATGAGGAGAGCAAATGGGGAACAGAACCAGGTATGGAAAGTAATCCAACTGTGAGAGGAGAATGGTAAATGGCCCGCACTTGTATAACGCTTTATCAAGTCCTAGgactccaaagcgctttacactacaatcagtcatccacccattcatacacacattcacacactgtcaGTTGTacactacattgtagccacagcccCCCTGAGGCTGCCCTCTGCCACCATCAGCAgacaaggacacaatgacttaGCCGGATGGAGCGGGGGTTAGAatcggcaacccaccagttacaggatgaACTCCTATCACCTCAGCCACTGCCGTCCACAGAGAAGAGTGGCAGAGAGCGAAAGCAATGGAGAAGATGAAgtcagcagaagaaaagcaaaaaacaatggGATATATACTGAGGCAAGGGAGGAGATATGGCAGGCAAACCAAAAGAGTAGTCAAAGGACATCTGGAGCAGCTTTGGCAGAGggaaggcagagctgaaggaGGGAGAGTAATTAATACAGATGAGCTAAGCAGAGATACAGGGAAACTATAAATCGGGGGGAGGGTAAACAGATCTAAGAGGATCAacactaaatgtaaaaaaagccaCTGGAATAAACCATAGAAGCACACACTGATAAGGAAAATACCTAATGATAATAGAGACAAAATGAACAGCAAATAAATggtcaaaacacacacaatgacAGTCACATTCAAATTAGAGCCAGATGTagtgtttacatttttctttaagagCTAACTTCACACCCCTTAGGTTATTGATTCTTTTATTGTGAGACTGTTGATGAGAATTGCAAGATGCAGGTGGACGTTTCGACTGCCCAGACATGAAAAGGGCTTAATGTGGGTAAACaataaattatacatacagattaaatttatttgtaatttactGATTATTGCTTTTACTTCACTTTGCGTACACTTCTTCTCCAGGATTTGAATACTACTGTTCCCATTCTAAAACATAAGCTAATGTGTAATTCAACAGCTAAACAATAAATGACTCTCCAGGGGGCATAACTCGTGATTTGTTCAaacaatatttgactcctgttAACCCTACAATCACAGATCTCTCTCACTTTCCTTAAGGcaacttttttcatttaaataggcACCCCACCTTTATTTCCTGGTATGATTTCCTGTTTGTGTTCAGCACAACTCTGCCTGCCAAGGCTGGGAGATAGACAGTGATGGTGTTGCCTTTGACAACTTCTCTCAGAACTGTGATGATATGTTATTACAGATTGGCTCACGACACAGCCTGTCCAGATGTAGGTGTTTGTCCGGGGTTATGAGTGGCAGTCGATAAAACGTCTGATAAAATGACTATCATCATGGCACTGCTCTCAGCATCTCTGCTGACACCTGTCCTGCTGTTCGAATGCACTAGTGTTTTGCAACATTGCATTACAGTGGAACAAATTCCAGACAAAATACTccttttatttgaataaatgcgctttaaataaatgtctgtcATATATAAAACAGGTGTAATTATAGGTTTTGTCATGACATCTGTTGGTCTGTTTTccaattattaaataattctGAGGGCAAtggattgtttatttattattcaggACTAACAATATTAGAGTCCACGTGGTGAACACATGTTGAAAGTATTAGGGGCAATTATTTGGCCACCTTTAGTTTAATCCTCAGCTTTAATGTCCGCACACAGCATGTAAATTGAAAGACATGTACCCAATTTAGTTCTGAGTCACAGTTAAATGTGTTATCCCAAAGTGGAGCTGCTCAAtatccacctttgtgcaagatatacagtgctgtgaaaaaacattttccccttacagatttttttctgattttcctTTCTTGCCACacctaaatgtttaaatttttgtcatgatttggagtttctttttgacatttttaatatCTGACAAAGATAGCCAGAGTAAATATTAAATGCAGTTTAaactgatgatttaatttaacaaGGAAAATAAGCttcttcttccgtacagggttacgggggagctggtgccttcTTCCAGtggtctacaggcgagaggcaagTTACACCCtggtcaggtcgccagtccattgcagggcaatacagagacacacaggacaaataacTATGCACACATctattcatacctaagggcaattgagagagaccaattaacctaactgttTTCGGACTGTAgtaggaagctggagtacccagaaagaacccctgcttgcacagggagaacatgcaagctccatgcagaaagacaagTCAGGAgtcaaacctaggaccttctcgCAGCAAAGCAACagcgctaccaactgcgccacagtTCAGCTATTCTATCCAAATCTAACCTGgactaaaaacaaatacagctGCCTCCCACGGTTAAATTGAAATGTATCTTTAATTCCCTATATTTTTCTGGTCCAGTTTTACTAGTCATGCCCAGGTCTGATTGCTACCAGACCTGTGAAATCAAGAGGCTACTGACATAGACCCTATCTGCCTATCTGAGGTAGGCTGAAAAAGACTTCAAGATCCTGTCTGAAGAATATTCAAGATCAATTGAGAAACAAAGTTGTTGTTATCTGTTAGAATGGAAAATGTTAAGTCTTCCAAAGTTAATCCCAGAAAATAATGTGAACTCATCAAGGAGGTCATAAAAgtacccagaacaacatctaaagtacAGAAGGCTTCAACTGCATCGGCAAAAAACTGGTCATGATTCATCTTCCATTTGAGAGTTCCAAAgcaaaaaccactgctgaccaaaataataacaaagaaaatgtcACATATGACAAAAAGATCTGCAATATAAAAGACTCATTAGCAGTTATTGAAAATGCTTAATCGGAGTTGTTTGCCCCCTTCCAACACCATTtagaggtcagtcagtcagtcagtttctaccgcttattccatagtgggtcgcgggggagctggtgcctatctccagcagtctatgggagagaggcggggtacaccctggacattaTTAAATGATATCACAATTTCAGATAATTGTCTGAAGGAGAAATGTACGATGAAAATATTGTCTCAGCTTATTAAAGTTTGAACTTTTATCAAACGTTACCTGCTGTCTCAAGAGTGTGGATTATTCCAGAGTTTCACCTTCCCTAATTCCGTCTCTTAACTCACTTAACTTAAAATCTTGACGCAACACCTGTTTTTCTCCAGCCAGAAAGGTCACCCCGACTGGAAGGCTCTTGGCTCTGGTTCAGTTTGTTGTAAACCTGAAGGGTTGCTCACTTTTAATTTGAAACTCtattgaacaaaaaagaaagtctGCGaagatacaaaaacaaaataaaactttgcaGGAACTTCACAGAGAATTTTTGCTGAAAGTAACATGATGAAAGTAagtgttgaatgaaaataaaattatatatatcgCAACTGAAAATTATGAAGGCAATCAGGCCTCGGTTTTGACTCAGCTGGGCGGGCTTATTATCATTTCTGTGATTCAGTTTTGATTTTTCTGTTGAGTCTCTGAACTCAGCTTCCTCTGTAGCCAACAGCTGCCGGGAAGGGAGTCCTCACGGAGGCCTGATCAGCCAATCATACGTGCACTTTGGCCAACTTGCGCTGCTAATCAGCAAATATGAAAAATGGATTCTATTTTTTTCTAGCACATTCTTTAGACAAGAAAGATAGCAAGCATGTATACAATCAATAAGAAATTGTAGATAAAATTTTCTCCTGGCTGAAACAGTTGTACATTCAAGGTTTCCAACAGagactttattgaatataatGGCAAGTTCACCTTCAAAATGTATcacatttataaaaatgaaaGTTAACTGATCATGGATAATTCTTTAAAGCTTTCTGAATTTCTGAATAAATCCAAGAAAGGATCATTTAGACACCActtattttatgtaaaacacTTCAGGGTCAAAAACATATAATAGACTGCTGACGCTAAAATTAAAAGGTAAACATAATTCGAAGTGGGTAAAATATCAAATCTGCTATGTTCTGTTTACTACATTTGCATAATGATAACAGTGTCCCTTCTTATAAACAACTTGTTTAACAAGTCAATGAAACACCAGACAAGCTGGCAAAGATGTCAGATCacttacttcaaaataattaTTACATCTGTGCCATATGTTTGCATTTGGTTTGTGCACATTTGATTAAATCCAAACGTGATTTCTGCAGTCCAACATTTCAAGGACTTAATAACATAACCAGCTGTTGCTAGAGATGTAGAAAAGTTACCCCATCAAATGCTAATTTAATACACATAACACGTCAAACTTCCTAATGTATGGAGAAATATGCCTTGCAGCTGTCACAGGAAGGTACAAAGGCATGTGTTTCT
This genomic stretch from Girardinichthys multiradiatus isolate DD_20200921_A chromosome 3, DD_fGirMul_XY1, whole genome shotgun sequence harbors:
- the LOC124865274 gene encoding glucocorticoid modulatory element-binding protein 1-like isoform X1, whose product is MMASAAEVTEPSGQVMMVTTEDEGCRGNDHRRQVILQLNGPNDDPAGIATTVLAIETHQSDYKAEGTEIEYGYPITCGDSRAVLLFKKFICPGINVRCVKFNDQLISPKQFVHLAGKATLKDWKRAIRVGGVMLRKMMDSGQIDFYQHESMCSNTCRSTKFDVLMNSTQPPLGTLVQPSLLCLPLEPVGGQLLPVTEFSSCNGSSLDGVLSLWQSVAESGLMGDVLSGLDTKLGAALKGVELRSRKGSLQETDAHILNSLCEMFGLLDSVKQALVLRCTQNQERNIHHVLDEIPEEHRKQSCNQSRSYKTSSFKHLRPHRQSPQKRCAHYSLSIERTNSATYPLSFTGLSAASHVQVFSHFSAPPSRGHLAGASRTDGVGQNNTSGKNKNMK